In one window of Haloprofundus halophilus DNA:
- a CDS encoding metal-dependent hydrolase, with product MWPWEHLAFGYVLYSLFRHTTGRSPTGPEVFVLAAATQFPDLVDKPLSWTFGVVPTGYGLAHSVFLVPVFAVAALLLAKRLGGVMWGAAFVVGHLSHLVGDVIYPLVEGDALSFDPLLWPLVNNTGAAPEAGSLELVVYYLARWLVDIVRLDVSLLLAFELTLAAFVFGLWAYDGFPGVATAVRPLRR from the coding sequence ATGTGGCCCTGGGAACATCTCGCCTTCGGCTACGTGCTCTACTCGCTGTTTCGACACACGACCGGACGGAGTCCGACGGGCCCCGAAGTGTTCGTCCTCGCGGCGGCGACGCAGTTTCCCGACCTGGTCGACAAGCCGCTCTCGTGGACCTTCGGCGTCGTGCCGACGGGGTACGGGCTCGCGCACTCGGTCTTTCTCGTGCCCGTCTTCGCCGTCGCGGCGCTGCTCCTCGCAAAGCGGCTCGGCGGCGTGATGTGGGGCGCGGCGTTCGTCGTCGGCCACCTCTCGCACCTCGTCGGCGACGTCATCTACCCGCTCGTCGAGGGTGATGCCCTCTCGTTCGACCCGCTGTTGTGGCCGCTGGTCAACAACACCGGTGCGGCCCCCGAAGCCGGGTCGCTGGAACTCGTCGTCTACTACCTCGCCCGGTGGCTGGTCGACATCGTCCGACTCGACGTGAGCCTGCTCCTGGCCTTCGAGTTGACGCTGGCGGCGTTCGTCTTCGGTCTCTGGGCGTACGACGGCTTCCCCGGCGTGGCGACGGCGGTCCGGCCGCTACGTCGGTGA